From a single Cyprinus carpio isolate SPL01 chromosome A3, ASM1834038v1, whole genome shotgun sequence genomic region:
- the LOC109055713 gene encoding protein Hook homolog 2-like isoform X1 encodes MSLNKHRLSDSLFIWLQTFQVPSCASKQELTSGVAIAHVLNKIDSSWFNETWLSRIKEDGGTNWRLKVSNLKKILQSMMEYYHDVLGQQVSDEHVPDVCLIGEMGDGTELGRLLQLVLGSVSCDHKQEHIQQIMTLEESVQHVVMTAIQELLTKEPVEAGTPEPYGDFDSQSRKYYFLSEETDDRDWRELQQQVSVLMEEKSSLQVELQSLRERLNQCEPPDVSSTITNKKLLLLQSQMEQLQEENDRLESSRDDLRVRADVLEREVTDLQLRNEELTSLAQEAQSLKDEMDILRHSSDRVSRLEAMVETYKRKLEDLGDLRRQVRLLEERNHVYMQRTCELEEELRRANAIRSQLDTYKRQAHEMSAKHSAEAMKAEKWQFEYKNLSDKYETLLKEREKLISERDTLRETTEELRCAQVQQQCLTDSLSADSGAVGSLAAEIMPTELRDTVVRLQQENKMLCVQEESYRHRLEELQTLLEESQRCQNTLETQNRLSQQQISELSSQVEELQRALQEQDSKTEGVISSLLKKKLEEHLEKLHEAHSDLQKKREVIDDLEPHEDSNMAKKIDELQEILKKKDEDMRRMEERYKRYVEKARTVIKTLDPKQKSNAVPAEVQVLKNQLTEKDRKIQHLEHDFERTRSRHDQEEKLIISAWYNMGMALQQKVAGEKSGSGSGPAQSFLAQQRQWTQARRGLSRLQPR; translated from the exons ATGAGCCTCAATAAACATCGACTGAGCGATTCTTTATTCATCTGG CTGCAGACGTTTCAGGTGCCGTCGTGTGCGAGCAAACAGGAGCTGACCAGCGGCGTGGCCATCGCACACGTGCTCAACAAAAT AGATTCGTCCTGGTTTAACGAGACGTGGCTCAGCAGGATAAAAGAGGATGGCGGCACAAACTGGAGGCTGAAG GTCAGCAACCTCAAGAAGATCCTGCAGAGCATGATGGAGTATTATCATGAT gtgttgGGTCAGCAGGTGTCTGATGAGCACGTGCCTGACGTGTGTCTGATCGGTGAGATGGGGGACGGGACTGAACTGGGTCGTCTGCTGCAGCTGGTTCTGGGCTCCGTCAGCTGTGACCACAAACAAG AGCACATTCAGCAGATCATGACGCTGGAGGAATCAGTGCAGCATGTTGTGATGACGGCTATACAAGAG CTGCTCACTAAAGAGCCCGTGGAGGCAGGGACTCCAGAGCCGTACGGGGATTTCGACAGTCAG TCCAGGAAGTATTATTTTCTGAGTGAAGAGACGGACGATAGAGACTGGCGGGAGCTCCAGCAGCAG GTGTCCGTTCTGATGGAGGAGAAGTCCTCGCTGCAGGTGGAGCTTCAGTCTCTGCGGGAGCGTCTCAATCAGTGCGAGCCGCCCGACGTGTCCTCCACCATCACCAACaagaagctgctgctgctgcagagtcAGATGGAGCAGCTGCAGGAGGAGAACGACAG GCTGGAGAGCAGTCGAGACGACCTGCGTGTGCGAGCTGATGTTCTGGAGCGAGAGGTGACGGATCTTCAGCTGAGGAATGAGGAGCTCACCAGCCTCGCTCAGGAGGCCCAGTCCCTCAAAGACGAGATGGACATCCTCAG GCACTCGTCTGACCGCGTGAGTCGACTGGAGGCCATGGTGGAGACGTACAAGCGTAAGCTGGAGGATCTGGGCGACCTGCGCCGACAGGTGCGTCTGCTGGAGGAGAGGAACCACGTCTACATGCAGCGCACCTGTGAGCTGGAGGAGGAGCTGCGCAGAGCCAACGCCATCCGCTCGCAGCTCGACACCTACAAGAGACAG GCTCATGAGATGAGCGCCAAACACTCGGCAGAGGCCATGAAAGCAGAGAAATGGCAGTTTGAGTACAAGAACCTCAGCGACAAATATGAGACTCTTCTGAAGGAGAGAGAG aagCTGATAAGTGAGCGCGACACGCTGAGAGAGACGACTGAAGAGCTGAGATGTGCTCAGGTCCAGCAGCAGTGCTtaacag ATTCTCTGAGTGCTGATTCAGGAGCCGTGGGCAGCCTGGCGGCAGAAATCATGCCAACAGAGCTCAG ggataCGGTTGTGCGTCTGCAGCAGGAGAATAAGATGCTGTGTGTTCAGGAGGAGTCGTACAGACACAGACTGGAGGAGCTCCAGACGCTGCTGGAGGAGTCGCAGCGCTGCCAGAACACACTCGAGACCCAgaaccg gttgaGTCAGCAGCAGATATCAGAGCTGAGTTCTCAGGTGGAGGAGCTGCAGAGAGCTTTACAGGAGCAGGACAGCAAGACCGAGGGC GTCATT TCGTCGCTGTTGAAGAAGAAGCTGGAGGAGCATCT AGAGAAGCTCCATGAGGCTCATTCTGACCTGCAGAAGAAACGAGAGGTGATTGATGATCTAGAGCCGCATGAGGACAGTAaca tggcgAAGAAGATCGACGAGCTGCAGGAGATCCTGAAGAAGAAAGATGAAGACATGAGACGAATGGAGGAGAGATACAAGAGATACGTGGAGAAAGCTCGCACC GTCATAAAGACTCTGGACCCGAAGCAGAAGTCTAACGCGGTTCCTGCTGAAGTTCAGGTGCTGAAGAACCAGCTGAcggagaaagacagaaagatacAGCATCTGGag caTGATTTCGAGAGGACGCGCTCCAGACACGACCAGGAGGAGAAGCTCATCATCTCAGCCTGGTACAACATG GGAATGGCTCTTCAGCAGAAGGTCGCCGGAGAGAAATCCGGATCGGGATCAGGTCCGGCTCAGTCCTTCCTGGCCCAGCAGAGACAGTGGACACAAGCCCGCAGAGGCCTGTCCCGCCTGCAGCCCAGATAA
- the LOC109055713 gene encoding protein Hook homolog 2-like isoform X2, producing MSLNKHRLSDSLFIWLQTFQVPSCASKQELTSGVAIAHVLNKIDSSWFNETWLSRIKEDGGTNWRLKVSNLKKILQSMMEYYHDVLGQQVSDEHVPDVCLIGEMGDGTELGRLLQLVLGSVSCDHKQEHIQQIMTLEESVQHVVMTAIQELLTKEPVEAGTPEPYGDFDSQSRKYYFLSEETDDRDWRELQQQVSVLMEEKSSLQVELQSLRERLNQCEPPDVSSTITNKKLLLLQSQMEQLQEENDRLESSRDDLRVRADVLEREVTDLQLRNEELTSLAQEAQSLKDEMDILRHSSDRVSRLEAMVETYKRKLEDLGDLRRQVRLLEERNHVYMQRTCELEEELRRANAIRSQLDTYKRQAHEMSAKHSAEAMKAEKWQFEYKNLSDKYETLLKEREKLISERDTLRETTEELRCAQVQQQCLTDSLSADSGAVGSLAAEIMPTELRDTVVRLQQENKMLCVQEESYRHRLEELQTLLEESQRCQNTLETQNRLSQQQISELSSQVEELQRALQEQDSKTEGSSLLKKKLEEHLEKLHEAHSDLQKKREVIDDLEPHEDSNMAKKIDELQEILKKKDEDMRRMEERYKRYVEKARTVIKTLDPKQKSNAVPAEVQVLKNQLTEKDRKIQHLEHDFERTRSRHDQEEKLIISAWYNMGMALQQKVAGEKSGSGSGPAQSFLAQQRQWTQARRGLSRLQPR from the exons ATGAGCCTCAATAAACATCGACTGAGCGATTCTTTATTCATCTGG CTGCAGACGTTTCAGGTGCCGTCGTGTGCGAGCAAACAGGAGCTGACCAGCGGCGTGGCCATCGCACACGTGCTCAACAAAAT AGATTCGTCCTGGTTTAACGAGACGTGGCTCAGCAGGATAAAAGAGGATGGCGGCACAAACTGGAGGCTGAAG GTCAGCAACCTCAAGAAGATCCTGCAGAGCATGATGGAGTATTATCATGAT gtgttgGGTCAGCAGGTGTCTGATGAGCACGTGCCTGACGTGTGTCTGATCGGTGAGATGGGGGACGGGACTGAACTGGGTCGTCTGCTGCAGCTGGTTCTGGGCTCCGTCAGCTGTGACCACAAACAAG AGCACATTCAGCAGATCATGACGCTGGAGGAATCAGTGCAGCATGTTGTGATGACGGCTATACAAGAG CTGCTCACTAAAGAGCCCGTGGAGGCAGGGACTCCAGAGCCGTACGGGGATTTCGACAGTCAG TCCAGGAAGTATTATTTTCTGAGTGAAGAGACGGACGATAGAGACTGGCGGGAGCTCCAGCAGCAG GTGTCCGTTCTGATGGAGGAGAAGTCCTCGCTGCAGGTGGAGCTTCAGTCTCTGCGGGAGCGTCTCAATCAGTGCGAGCCGCCCGACGTGTCCTCCACCATCACCAACaagaagctgctgctgctgcagagtcAGATGGAGCAGCTGCAGGAGGAGAACGACAG GCTGGAGAGCAGTCGAGACGACCTGCGTGTGCGAGCTGATGTTCTGGAGCGAGAGGTGACGGATCTTCAGCTGAGGAATGAGGAGCTCACCAGCCTCGCTCAGGAGGCCCAGTCCCTCAAAGACGAGATGGACATCCTCAG GCACTCGTCTGACCGCGTGAGTCGACTGGAGGCCATGGTGGAGACGTACAAGCGTAAGCTGGAGGATCTGGGCGACCTGCGCCGACAGGTGCGTCTGCTGGAGGAGAGGAACCACGTCTACATGCAGCGCACCTGTGAGCTGGAGGAGGAGCTGCGCAGAGCCAACGCCATCCGCTCGCAGCTCGACACCTACAAGAGACAG GCTCATGAGATGAGCGCCAAACACTCGGCAGAGGCCATGAAAGCAGAGAAATGGCAGTTTGAGTACAAGAACCTCAGCGACAAATATGAGACTCTTCTGAAGGAGAGAGAG aagCTGATAAGTGAGCGCGACACGCTGAGAGAGACGACTGAAGAGCTGAGATGTGCTCAGGTCCAGCAGCAGTGCTtaacag ATTCTCTGAGTGCTGATTCAGGAGCCGTGGGCAGCCTGGCGGCAGAAATCATGCCAACAGAGCTCAG ggataCGGTTGTGCGTCTGCAGCAGGAGAATAAGATGCTGTGTGTTCAGGAGGAGTCGTACAGACACAGACTGGAGGAGCTCCAGACGCTGCTGGAGGAGTCGCAGCGCTGCCAGAACACACTCGAGACCCAgaaccg gttgaGTCAGCAGCAGATATCAGAGCTGAGTTCTCAGGTGGAGGAGCTGCAGAGAGCTTTACAGGAGCAGGACAGCAAGACCGAGGGC TCGTCGCTGTTGAAGAAGAAGCTGGAGGAGCATCT AGAGAAGCTCCATGAGGCTCATTCTGACCTGCAGAAGAAACGAGAGGTGATTGATGATCTAGAGCCGCATGAGGACAGTAaca tggcgAAGAAGATCGACGAGCTGCAGGAGATCCTGAAGAAGAAAGATGAAGACATGAGACGAATGGAGGAGAGATACAAGAGATACGTGGAGAAAGCTCGCACC GTCATAAAGACTCTGGACCCGAAGCAGAAGTCTAACGCGGTTCCTGCTGAAGTTCAGGTGCTGAAGAACCAGCTGAcggagaaagacagaaagatacAGCATCTGGag caTGATTTCGAGAGGACGCGCTCCAGACACGACCAGGAGGAGAAGCTCATCATCTCAGCCTGGTACAACATG GGAATGGCTCTTCAGCAGAAGGTCGCCGGAGAGAAATCCGGATCGGGATCAGGTCCGGCTCAGTCCTTCCTGGCCCAGCAGAGACAGTGGACACAAGCCCGCAGAGGCCTGTCCCGCCTGCAGCCCAGATAA
- the LOC109060776 gene encoding telomerase RNA component interacting RNase-like, producing the protein MEKKQHKSDRHPHHHQSSSSSSSSGESGGSSPAHGAPKAANAFANDGSFMELFKKKMEEEERRKRETEEEEEKTKSSAAAGQAPQDQKPLGVSSFVGKRRGGARLALKTGMVAKKQKLDSEVEAGKGDAWTKYMAEVKKYKAHQCGDDDKTRPLVK; encoded by the exons ATGGAGAAAAAGCAACATAAATCAGACAGACATCCTCACCATCACCAGtcctccagcagcagcagcagcagcggggAGTCCGGCGGCAGCAGCCCGGCTCACGGGGCGCCCAAAGCGGCCAACGCCTTCGCCAACGACGGCAGCTTCATGGAGCTGTTCAAGAAgaagatggaggaggaggagaggaggaagagagagaccgaggaggaggaggagaagacgAAGAGCTCAGCTGCGGCAGGTCAAGCGCCTCAGGACCAGAAGCCGCTTGGCGTGAGCAGCTTT GTGGGCAAGCGGAGAGGAGGCGCGAGACTGGCGCTCAAGACCGGGATGGTGGCCAAAAAACAGAAGCTCGACTCCGAG gTGGAGGCTGGGAAAGGAGACGCCTGGACTAAATACATGGCAGAAGTGAAAAAGTATAAAGCGCATCAGTGTGGAGACGATGATAAAACCAGACCGCTGGTCAAATAG